Proteins encoded by one window of Rubinisphaera margarita:
- a CDS encoding class I SAM-dependent methyltransferase, which yields MKRCHWLSLFVVLLSGLISSPVFAAEPEADESGLYEMKQEHDPNGIGKFYMGREIARVMGHQGALWLERPEREEEENLSLLVKLLDLKPGMVVADIGAGSGVLTLRMAPQVAPGGKVVAVDIQREMLLRLQNRMGEAEITNVDLHLGAPKSPELKPESVDLILMVDVYHEFEFPHAMVENMAAALKPNGRIALVEYRLEDPKVPIKLVHKMTEEQAIKEMTRPEFGLEHTRTIDDLPRQHLLIFTRKKTTDDE from the coding sequence ATGAAACGATGTCACTGGCTGAGCCTGTTTGTCGTCCTGCTGTCGGGGCTCATTTCCAGCCCGGTGTTCGCCGCTGAGCCGGAAGCTGACGAGTCCGGGCTCTATGAAATGAAGCAGGAACACGATCCGAATGGCATCGGTAAGTTCTACATGGGGCGTGAGATCGCCCGCGTGATGGGACATCAGGGGGCGCTCTGGCTGGAGCGGCCGGAACGCGAGGAAGAAGAGAATCTCTCTCTACTCGTCAAGTTGCTCGACCTGAAGCCGGGCATGGTGGTGGCGGATATCGGGGCGGGCAGCGGCGTGTTGACGCTTCGAATGGCTCCGCAGGTCGCTCCCGGTGGCAAAGTCGTTGCCGTGGACATTCAGCGGGAGATGCTCCTGCGTTTGCAGAATCGGATGGGAGAAGCCGAGATCACCAATGTTGATCTGCATCTGGGGGCTCCGAAAAGTCCGGAGCTGAAACCGGAATCGGTCGATCTGATTCTGATGGTCGATGTCTATCATGAGTTCGAATTTCCGCACGCGATGGTCGAGAACATGGCAGCCGCTTTGAAGCCGAATGGCCGCATCGCTTTGGTGGAATACCGACTGGAAGATCCGAAGGTTCCGATTAAGCTTGTTCATAAGATGACCGAAGAACAGGCCATTAAAGAAATGACGCGGCCCGAGTTTGGTCTGGAACACACGCGGACGATTGACGACTTGCCGCGACAGCATCTGTTGATTTTCACACGGAAGAAAACAACTGACGATGAATGA
- a CDS encoding TlpA family protein disulfide reductase, with the protein MNDPSASAGNPKSGAMGLSLAILAVVAAGAFFVWSMQRGVGPRVGGLAVGEEAPEISAQGWVNGKPPEDLRGKVVVVDEWATWCLPCRKEAPHLVQTYNEFKDRDDVVFIGLTSESPDSLPAIEKFLEETGITWPNGFGAMETLMAFKAEYIPRAWVISREGRVVWNYDSRGEMSDAIRAALE; encoded by the coding sequence ATGAATGATCCATCCGCCTCCGCCGGCAACCCCAAGTCCGGTGCCATGGGACTCTCACTGGCAATCCTGGCCGTTGTAGCCGCCGGGGCGTTCTTCGTCTGGTCGATGCAGCGTGGTGTCGGACCGCGGGTCGGAGGGCTGGCCGTTGGGGAAGAAGCTCCCGAGATTTCCGCTCAGGGCTGGGTGAACGGAAAGCCGCCTGAGGATCTGCGGGGCAAGGTCGTGGTTGTCGATGAGTGGGCCACGTGGTGCCTCCCCTGCCGGAAGGAAGCGCCTCATCTCGTGCAAACGTACAACGAGTTCAAGGATCGCGACGATGTGGTCTTTATTGGACTGACAAGCGAAAGCCCCGACTCGCTTCCTGCCATCGAGAAGTTCCTCGAAGAGACCGGCATTACCTGGCCCAACGGCTTCGGAGCCATGGAAACTCTCATGGCTTTCAAGGCGGAATACATTCCTCGCGCCTGGGTCATCAGTCGCGAAGGCCGGGTCGTCTGGAATTACGACTCCAGAGGAGAGATGTCCGATGCGATTCGGGCGGCACTGGAGTAG